In one Betta splendens chromosome 14, fBetSpl5.4, whole genome shotgun sequence genomic region, the following are encoded:
- the lrrc32 gene encoding transforming growth factor beta activator LRRC32 has translation MAAFQLLFLLMVSCVVASARPSRQIPPCHIVQMDVICRDLSLRSAPDNLPRGVQMLDLSLNQVQNLSQRTLAYHTSFHRLNLQSNRIHFIQPGLFQNMSDLKVLDLSKNHLSVFGFSKINVGPLTAVESLDLSSNGLYTGMSDYFLADSPLLTNLSLNSNSITKIGQHTFKGSLSLKKISLHNNVILEIEDGAFDSLKNLTELDLSKNSITCIRDFNLHRLKVFNLSQNSMELFCSVDSRAAYELQTLDLSKNKMLYFPSLPQNNVLRYLDVSRNLLGNLSKGLDTPLNDLMYLDLSYNRLTNVSESFFTLMGSLEVLNVSNNCIGSFSVTTGAVLRSVRTVHLGYNSLRSLTVGADALPSLERLYLQGNDLATLDHGVFQRLPKLRQLQLQGNGLKICASERNRRTGDGCVSFSYIPNLQFLDISENNLPTLPADAFAETPLRLLDVSRNPGLDMDQDALSGLDRSLVHLLVRENNISRLDTHLSALRSLKHVDLSGNQLTSLPQWNKESSIESLNLQSNNLVTLEDGNMLGLKRSLKTLYMGSNPLSCCRNLGFVHMVQSSALDVPDLPSVTCVYDDASAPVNIGAVSAEACRAANTSSYIIAAVLALIGLAALLALLVKCCRSRKRKHSRGYRA, from the coding sequence GTCCAGATGGATGTGATTTGCCGCGATCTGAGCCTGAGGAGCGCGCCGGACAACCTTCCTCGCGGGGTCCAAATGCTGGACCTCTCTCTCAACCAGGTGCAGAACCTGTCCCAGAGAACTCTGGCGTATCACACCAGCTTCCACCGCCTCAACCTCCAGTCCAACAGGATCCACTTCATCCAGCCGGGCCTCTTCCAGAACATGAGTGACCTGAAGGTCCTAGACCTGTCCAAGAACCATCTGAGTGTTTTTGGCTTCTCTAAAATCAACGTGGGGCCTCTCACGGCCGTGGAGTCTCTGGACCTATCCAGCAACGGGCTGTACACAGGGATGTCGGACTATTTCCTCGCCGACTCCCCTTTGCTCACAAACCTGTCTCTAAACAGCAACAGCATCACCAAAATCGGGCAACACACCTTCAAGGGATCATTGTCCTTGAAAAAAATCAGCCTCCACAACAATGTCATCCTGGAGATCGAAGACGGAGCCTTTGACTCCTTGAAAAACCTGACCGAGCTCGATTTGTCCAAGAACTCCATCACGTGCATCAGGGACTTCAACCTGCATCGCTTGAAAGTGTTCAACCTCAGTCAGAACAGCATGGAGCTTTTCTGCAGCGTCGACTCACGCGCTGCCTATGAGCTGCAGACTCTGGACCTGAGCAAGAACAAGATGCTCTACTTCCCCAGTCTGCCTCAAAATAACGTGCTCCGATACTTGGACGTTTCAAGGAACCTCCTCGGGAACCTCTCCAAAGGCCTCGACACTCCGCTAAATGACCTGATGTACCTGGACTTGAGTTACAATCGACTCACAAACGTGTCCGAGTCCTTTTTCACCCTCATGGGGTCGCTGGAGGTCCTGAACGTGAGCAACAACTGCATCGGCTCGTTTTCTGTCACGACGGGCGCCGTCCTGCGGAGCGTGAGGACCGTCCACCTCGGCTACAACTCGCTGCGGAGTCTGACGGTGGGAGCCGACGCGCTGCCGTCGCTGGAGCGGCTCTACCTGCAGGGCAACGACCTCGCCACCCTGGATCACGGCGTCTTCCAGAGGCTCCCGAAGctcaggcagctgcagctgcaggggaaCGGCCTGAAGATCTGCGCCTCGGAGCGAAACCGGCGCACGGGCGACGGCTGCGTGTCCTTTTCCTACATCCCAAACCTGCAATTCCTGGACATCTCTGAAAACAACCTGCCGACTTTGCCCGCGGACGCCTTCGCGGAGACGCCGCTGAGGCTTCTGGACGTGTCCCGGAACCCGGGCCTGGACATGGACCAGGACGCCCTCTCCGGCCTGGACCGCTCCCTGGTTCACCTCCTCGTGAGGGAAAACAACATCTCCCGCCTGGACACGCACCTGTCGGCGCTGCGGAGCCTCAAACACGTGGACCTGTCAGGAAACCAGCTGACCTCGCTGCCCCAGTGGAACAAAGAGTCTTCCATCGAGTCACTAAACCTGCAGAGCAACAACCTGGTCACGCTGGAGGACGGCAACATGCTGGGCCTGAAGCGCTCCCTCAAAACCCTCTACATGGGCTCCAACCCGCTGAGCTGCTGCCGGAACCTGGGCTTCGTGCACATGGTCCAGAGCTCGGCCCTGGACGTCCCCGACCTCCCGTCGGTGACGTGCGTCTACGACGACGCCTCGGCGCCGGTGAACATCGGGGCCGTGAGCGCGGAGGCGTGCCGCGCGGCAAACACCTCCAGTTACATCATAGCGGCGGTTCTGGCGCTGATCGGACTGGCGgcgctgctggcgctgctggtgAAGTGCTGCCGCTCCAGGAAACGGAAGCACAGCAGGGGCTACAGAGCGTGA